A genomic segment from Coleofasciculus sp. FACHB-1120 encodes:
- a CDS encoding cation transporter yields the protein MTEAKNRYRASRRVLFTTLWLTLFVLSIKVSAGWTTRSLSLLAESLHTVITSFSILLSLLVTAAPDRLAGREVHGHSKLESVATLLLVAFLGFACLNLLGMSAQQLAAATRVVDLPFPTEVSLPLIQLLGVVVTATLALALIGVYQARVLNSPAVRFNAIQLLKDVGLTLLVLAGLVGVMWGLFWLDVMLAVVLVLLAVRSCWYVVNWQLPLMMQQTAIAPEVLAQIARQVGGVTHCYQIESRGIVGRLVLVQMHLILHPEFMGIASLIAERIELAIRERYGPIQAIFYIDDDVRELENYSFSNPNLDVNGIRYRRDETHSQN from the coding sequence ATGACTGAGGCAAAGAATCGCTATCGCGCCAGTCGTCGGGTTCTATTTACGACGCTTTGGCTCACCTTGTTCGTTTTATCAATTAAAGTTTCAGCAGGTTGGACAACGCGATCGCTCAGTCTGCTAGCGGAGTCGCTGCACACTGTGATTACTAGCTTTAGTATCTTGTTGAGTTTGCTGGTCACTGCCGCACCCGACCGCCTAGCAGGGCGCGAGGTGCATGGTCATAGCAAACTGGAAAGCGTGGCAACGCTTCTACTCGTAGCTTTTTTGGGCTTTGCCTGCTTAAATTTGCTGGGGATGTCTGCTCAACAGCTAGCCGCTGCGACGAGGGTTGTCGATCTGCCGTTTCCTACCGAAGTGAGTCTACCCCTGATTCAATTGCTGGGAGTAGTTGTCACCGCTACCCTGGCTCTCGCGCTCATCGGCGTGTACCAAGCCAGAGTTTTAAATAGCCCTGCTGTACGGTTTAATGCCATTCAGTTGTTAAAAGATGTGGGACTGACCCTCTTAGTGCTAGCAGGCTTGGTAGGAGTGATGTGGGGTCTATTCTGGCTCGATGTAATGCTGGCAGTTGTGTTAGTTCTTCTAGCCGTGAGAAGTTGTTGGTACGTGGTGAATTGGCAGTTACCGCTGATGATGCAGCAGACTGCGATCGCTCCTGAAGTTTTGGCGCAAATTGCCCGTCAGGTTGGAGGCGTCACCCACTGTTACCAGATTGAATCGCGAGGAATTGTCGGGCGTTTGGTATTGGTGCAGATGCATCTAATTCTGCATCCAGAGTTTATGGGGATTGCTTCTTTAATTGCCGAGCGCATTGAGTTAGCAATTCGAGAGCGTTACGGCCCCATTCAAGCCATTTTCTATATTGATGATGATGTTCGAGAGCTAGAAAACTACAGCTTCTCTAACCCAAATTTAGACGTGAATGGGATTCGTTATCGACGAGATGAAACACACAGCCAAAATTAA
- a CDS encoding serine/threonine-protein kinase: MIGKLIKGRYQIVQLLMSGVFGQTYIAEDIDQVGNPKYVVKHFSHASSEPNSLESARRRFRSETEILTKLGKYTRIPHLLEFFEENQEFYLVQEFIQGHPLSAELPMSQGCVKRWTETEVVEMLQQVLHILAFVHSHGIIHGDLNPNNLVRRAEDSQLFLVDFGAAQSQHSIPDLTQPDLAQPDLAQSKTTLAVGGLGYIPSEQLIGHPRRNSDIYALGAIAIQALTGVEPAQLKEDPETGELIWQHLFISRPSMRVLSDRLVPVLNKMVRYHFKSRYQSASEVLQALQSLDGSQKPVVKTTNQPPVQKAVVHRHKKEPQKATIKEISPQNSSKTEGNTRSYKPQHSPILTGLGIGIAANSLVITGGLYSLLNAFPSESSSDILVTAQDKYQKGDFQSAIALAKSIPEKSPIYPEAQATAREWSQEWHTAAAQFQAAEQAFKESRWLDVLEAARKMPKIAYWQKKIEPLVQKTQPKMEEESQKLLKKAYERAAEKDFTSALNYLKLIPQETPAGAKIQPKIAEYTKKQHIKADYLLQQAYERAFVTDFAGALNYLQQIPQDTPTYTRALAKSTEYAEKQYLQAEAEKKAEAEKAAQSAAQIAVERPDIFRSRETGARYRDINPGSRLQEVTLRLIPRRGN, translated from the coding sequence ATGATCGGGAAATTAATAAAAGGGCGTTACCAAATTGTCCAACTCCTGATGTCTGGAGTTTTTGGACAGACCTATATTGCTGAAGACATTGACCAAGTAGGCAACCCAAAATACGTTGTCAAGCACTTTAGCCATGCAAGTTCAGAACCCAACAGTTTGGAAAGTGCAAGGCGTCGGTTCCGTAGCGAAACAGAAATCCTGACAAAACTTGGCAAGTATACCCGAATTCCCCATCTGTTGGAATTCTTTGAAGAAAACCAAGAATTTTATTTAGTACAAGAATTTATTCAAGGACATCCGCTGAGTGCAGAACTGCCGATGAGTCAAGGCTGCGTCAAACGCTGGACAGAAACCGAAGTTGTAGAAATGCTGCAACAAGTCTTGCATATTCTGGCATTTGTTCACAGCCACGGCATCATTCATGGCGACCTCAACCCGAATAATTTAGTCAGACGCGCAGAGGATAGCCAATTATTTCTAGTAGATTTTGGTGCAGCACAGTCACAGCATTCAATTCCCGATTTAACACAGCCCGATCTAGCACAGCCCGATCTAGCACAGAGCAAAACGACCCTAGCCGTCGGTGGCTTAGGCTACATTCCCTCAGAGCAACTCATCGGACATCCCCGCCGGAATAGTGATATCTATGCGTTGGGAGCGATCGCTATCCAAGCATTAACCGGCGTGGAACCTGCACAATTAAAAGAAGATCCTGAGACGGGTGAGCTGATCTGGCAGCACCTTTTTATCAGCAGACCCTCAATGCGTGTCCTGAGCGATCGCTTAGTTCCTGTCCTGAACAAAATGGTACGCTACCACTTCAAAAGCCGCTACCAGTCAGCTTCGGAGGTATTGCAAGCCCTCCAGTCGTTGGATGGAAGCCAGAAGCCTGTCGTCAAGACAACCAACCAGCCACCCGTACAGAAGGCAGTCGTTCATCGTCACAAAAAAGAACCTCAAAAAGCCACAATTAAAGAAATTTCCCCTCAAAACTCAAGTAAAACAGAGGGAAATACTCGCTCTTACAAACCTCAACATTCTCCGATTCTGACTGGACTTGGAATCGGAATTGCGGCGAATAGTTTAGTGATAACCGGCGGACTTTATTCTCTGCTAAATGCTTTTCCGTCAGAGTCTTCATCAGACATTTTAGTTACAGCACAGGACAAATATCAGAAGGGAGATTTCCAAAGCGCGATCGCTCTGGCAAAATCTATTCCCGAAAAAAGTCCCATCTATCCAGAAGCTCAAGCTACCGCACGCGAGTGGAGCCAAGAATGGCATACCGCTGCCGCTCAATTTCAAGCCGCCGAACAAGCATTTAAGGAAAGCCGGTGGTTAGATGTGCTAGAGGCAGCTCGTAAGATGCCAAAAATTGCCTACTGGCAAAAAAAGATAGAGCCACTTGTGCAGAAAACTCAACCCAAGATGGAAGAAGAATCTCAAAAATTATTAAAAAAAGCCTACGAGCGAGCAGCCGAAAAAGACTTTACCAGCGCCCTAAACTATCTCAAATTAATTCCTCAAGAAACGCCTGCCGGAGCAAAAATTCAACCGAAAATTGCAGAATATACAAAAAAGCAACATATCAAAGCTGATTATTTGTTACAACAAGCCTACGAGCGGGCATTCGTAACGGACTTTGCAGGTGCGTTAAATTATCTCCAACAGATTCCCCAAGACACCCCTACCTACACCAGAGCTTTAGCCAAGAGTACGGAGTATGCCGAAAAGCAGTATCTCCAAGCGGAAGCCGAAAAAAAGGCGGAAGCTGAAAAAGCTGCCCAATCCGCTGCTCAGATTGCAGTAGAGCGCCCAGATATATTTAGAAGCAGGGAAACGGGGGCGAGGTATCGAGATATCAATCCTGGTAGCCGCCTTCAAGAAGTTACCCTAAGACTCATTCCCAGAAGGGGGAATTGA
- the smpB gene encoding SsrA-binding protein SmpB: protein MSEKNEGIKILSDNRQARFLYEILETYEAGIELTGTEVKSIRMGQANLRDGYALIRDGEIWLLNVHISPYKGIGAFFNHDPRRTRKLLLHRQEIRKLIGKVEQQGLTLIPLKMYLKGGWIKISLGLGKGKKLHDKREDIKRRDDRRDMERAMKNY from the coding sequence ATGAGTGAAAAGAACGAAGGGATAAAAATTCTTAGCGATAATCGGCAAGCCCGTTTCCTTTATGAAATTTTGGAAACCTATGAGGCGGGAATCGAGTTAACGGGTACCGAGGTCAAATCGATTCGTATGGGTCAGGCCAATTTACGAGATGGCTATGCCCTGATTCGCGATGGTGAGATATGGCTGCTGAATGTCCACATTTCCCCCTACAAAGGCATCGGTGCGTTTTTCAACCATGACCCCCGCCGCACTCGCAAATTGCTACTACACCGTCAGGAAATTCGCAAGCTGATTGGCAAGGTGGAACAGCAAGGCTTAACGTTAATCCCTCTGAAAATGTATTTGAAGGGGGGTTGGATTAAAATCAGTTTGGGTCTTGGCAAGGGTAAAAAGCTACACGACAAGCGCGAAGACATCAAGCGGCGCGATGATAGACGCGATATGGAACGGGCGATGAAAAATTACTAA